In a genomic window of Chrysemys picta bellii isolate R12L10 chromosome 1, ASM1138683v2, whole genome shotgun sequence:
- the SSPN gene encoding sarcospan isoform X2 has protein sequence MVMLCVSYQPEEKTCFQFAIKLMYFLLSTLSLITCVLAVAFVAHHHSQITQFTCDAVLDSCQCKLDTSDPLSRTFVYQDVSDCTSVTSTFNLYLLLQMVLNLITAIVCLLACFVMWKHRYQVFFVGVRLHSLTGTEIQQQKV, from the exons ATGGTGATGCTTTGTGTTTCATATCAGCCTGAGGAGAAGACATGTTTCCAGTTTGCCATAAAG CTGATGTACTTTCTACTGAGCACCCTGAGTCTGATTACCTGTGTTTTGGCAGTGGCTTTTGTTGCACATCATCATTCACAGATTACACAGTTTACCTGTGATGCCGTCCTCGACTCTTGCCAGTGCAAACTGGACACTTCAGATCCCCTCAGTAGGACCTTCGTTTACCAGGATGTATCTGATTGTACCAGTGTCACTAGCACTTTCAATCTGTATCTGCTACTGCAGATGGTTCTTAATCTGATCACAGCCATTGTGTGTTTGTTGGCATGCTTTGTGATGTGGAAACACAGATATCAGGTCTTTTTTGTGGGCGTTCGGTTACACTCATTAACTGGTACTGAAATCCAACAACAGAAAGTATAG